The Sorghum bicolor cultivar BTx623 chromosome 6, Sorghum_bicolor_NCBIv3, whole genome shotgun sequence genome contains the following window.
AGGGCCTGCTTCAACCTGCGATCGAGATAAACACAACTGGGGTGCATGCATTCAACAAAATAAACTGCATAATCAAATGTTCTCATTTCACTCGCAGGAACGGCAAGGAAGAAGCTTATCCTAgcactgtttatctgtttctcggCGCTGCTGTACAAGCAGATTCTTCAGCCACCACTGCCCAAGATCGCCGGCTCGCCGGGCGGCCCTCCGGTCACGGCAACCAGGACACGGCTCAGCGACGGCAGGTACCTGGCCTATCTGGAACACGGCGTCCCCAAGGAGAAGGCCAAGTACAAGATCATCTTTGTCCATGGATTCGACTCGTGCAGATACGACGCGCTTCCAATCTCCACGGTACTATGCTTTGTTACTGTTTTCTTTATTATGTGACAGAATATTATTGATCTGTTTCACGGAATGAGAAACTGCTGGTGGATGCAGGAGCTTGCACAAGAGCTGGGCGTTTACCTGTTGTCCTTTGATCGCCCCGGCTACGCCGAGAGCGACCCGCACCCGGGCAGGACCGAGAAGAGCATCGCCCTCGACATCGCCGAGCTCGCCGACAACCTGCAGCTCGGCCTCAAGTTCTACCTCGTTGGCTTCTCCATGGGCGGCGAGATCATGTGGAGCTGCCTCAAGCACATCCCACACAGGTGGCTTTCACTTTTCAGAAGTATCTTTCTCAGTACTCTCTGGCATAGTTTATCAGTCAAACGAACAAAAAGACAACTCTGAACATtgtatccatccatccatcgtgAATCTTGGTGCAGGCTCTCCGGCGTGGCCATTCTCGGGCCGGTGGGCAACTACTGGTGGTCCGGCTTGCCGGCGAACGTGTCGCGGGACGCCTGGTACCAGCAGCTCCCTCAGGACCAGTGGGCGGTCTGGGTGGCGCATCACCTGCCGTGGCTGACCTACTGGTGGAACAGCCAGAGGCTCTTCCCGGCCTCCAGCGTCATCGCCTACAACCCTGCCCTCCTGTCCCAAGAAGACAAGCTGCTCATGGCAAAGTTTGGCTATAGAACCTACATGGTACTGACGTAGTACTGTACAAAAAAATCAGTCAGAACCTCCATGGTGCTGCTAGCTTTTAGAACAAGTTTGTTCACAGGTTTCCGCCTGTGCACGTGCGAATGCGTGCGTGCATTGTGCtttttgcatgcatgcagccgCAGATCAGGCAGCAGGGGGAGCACGAGTGCCTGCACCGGGACATGATGGTCGGCTTCGGGAAATGGAGCTGGAGCCCGCTGCAGCTGGAGAACCCGTTCGCCGGCGCTGATGATGATGGCCAGGAGGGGGCGGGGAAGGTGCACCTGTGGCACGGCGCCGAGGACCTCGTGGTGCCGGTCAGCCTGTCCAGGTACATCAGCGAGAAGCTGCCGTGGGTCGTCTACCATGAGCTCCCCAAGTCGGGACATCTCTTCCTGATCGGTGACGGGATGGCTGACACCATTGTCAAGTCCCTGCTGCTCGGAGACGATCATCCGTCGTCGGCCTCAGCCCTCACAGCCTCCTCCTGATTCTCCATGAATCCACCAGCTTGTCATGTAGTCCGTTCGCATTTCGATCGCGTGGTCCATCGCTCACTGTTTTTGTAAAGAGATATATACTAGTGCCGTGCTCTGATACTGCAGCTTTCTCTAGCGTGTGTATGCTTATGTGCACTGAAGACTGAACGAATAAGGTTTCATATGTAAAGATAGTAGGTGTCTAGGTGATGTACCATTCTCACATTCGAGATGTGCCTTTCTGGGTTCGCTGCACTTTCCTTTTAGGAGGAGAAGGGTAGTTAAACTTATGTGTTTTGGCCAGCTACTTATTACACTACAGTTATCATGGTTTGCATTgtgattttgaaaactctctcTTATTAGGGCACTCTCTTACTATAGAGCCGCCATAACCTAGAAACTAAATGGTTTCTATGTGTCAAACTAAGGCCATGCAGCCAAACAGCTAAAACTTTTTGAGAAATGAACACTTTTTGAAAGAATGTGTAAGAGGATTGTACGCTCAATTCTATTCATTCGACGGTGATGGGTACATGTACATGGAGCCGATCAATGCCAGCCAAGCGAAGCTAACTAATTCCTATAGAACCGGATCAGCTAACTGAATGTCGTAAGGCTTACAACAGATGACGAACTAGTCTACTGCTATCTAACTGAACCCTGAGGAATAGGTCGGTGACACCCCCCTGCAGTTGTAGCTTAGATTGATCGGATGCACAAACCGTTCCTGAACTCGGTGAACAATGGCGCCGGGAGTCCTTTCGTCATGATGTCTGCAAATTGGTACCTTGTTGGAACGTGCAGCACCTTGAACTGGCTGAGAGCAACCTTCTCGCGGACAAAATGTATGTCAAGCTCGATGTGTTTGGTTCGTCGATGATGAATAGGATTCTCCGAGAGGTACACAGTAGTCGACGATGAAATGGAGTTCTTGAAGAAGATTGCGTAGCCAACAACATTCGGCGGCGGCATTTTCCACTGCTCTATACCCACTCCGTCTGGATCGCCATCACCAGCCAATTCCTCGACAACAGTCTTCAGCGCGCGGTGTACGCCCAGCAGGAATTCCATAGTCTGTTTCAGGGCGACATGGACATCGCCGCGTACTGCGGCAAACTCAAGCGCCTCGCCGACACGCTTTACGACTGCGGCGCCGCCGTCTCCGACCCCGCCCTCGTCATCAACACTCTGCGCGGACTGAACAACAAGTTCAGCCAGGCGATCGTCGTCCTCTCCACCATGAACCCTCCCCCAACCTTCCTCTACACCAAGTCCTACCTCCTGCAGGAAGAGCATCGCATCAAGCACTTCCACCGCATGGAGGCACAGAGTGCCCTCCTTGCGGCGACCACATCCACAACCCCGCCCCGGCCCGTCGCGCCTACTCCAGCGACGCCTCCGACGGTGGCCAACAACGGCAACCCCGACCGCcgcaagaagcgcaaggcctcGAACCGCCAGAACAACTCTGGCGGCCCGAGTACACCAGCCGGCGGATCCACGGCGAACGCCGGTGCGCCGCCACCGCAGTGGGCACCTGGCACCAATCCCTGGCAAGGCGTGGTCCAGGCCTGGCCCATGGGCGCATGGAGGCCCGCGTCCTCGGTGCCCGCCCCGGCGTCCAACCTCCACAAGCCCTGGCAGCGTTCCCTGCACCATCGCCTGACGTCGCCATGTATGTAAGAGGATTGTACGCTCAATTCTATTCATTCGACAGTGATGGGTACATATACATGGAGCCGATCAATGTCAGCCAAGCGAAGCTAACTAATTCCTATAGAACCGGTTCAGCTAACTGAATGCCGTAAGGCTTACAACAGATGACGAACCGGTCTACTGCTATCTAACTGAACCTGAGGAATAGGTCGCTGACAGAATAGATCTAAACAGGGGCTTGTAAAACTTGGCTGTAAAGATTTGGAATTTAGGACCTTGGAGCCCCAAAACTGTGTAAACTTGCTTAGGAACCTGTGTCTTGTGTGTTGCAGACCAAAAAATTTAGGAAGCATCTAAACACCTATTTGAATGTAAAGTTTAGAGCCAAAAGTTTTGGGATATCGATGTAAAGATTTGGGATGGCCCTAAGCAAAATAGTAACGTGACATGGAATTAAGGAAGATTGAGAAAGAGGTTTCTTAGACAAGAAACCATATATAGTTAAATAATAGAGAAGAAAAACGTGATTGGACAAAACTTTATTTTAAAGAAATCGTCCATTGAAGATATGGTTTCTATACATAGATTCTACAATACTGGGCAAATATAAAAACTATATCATCATAGTTCCTAGGTTGGGACTGCTCTTAGAGCAAGAAAAATAGTTTCTCATATTGTCAAGCACATTAGAAATTAGGTGACCTGGAGGAGAAAGGGCACACAAGACAAGCTAGCTTGTCACAGCAGTGATCAATCAGCCCTCCAATGCAACAACCCAGCATTCAATGTTCATTATTATATACTACGTTCGTCGCTTTCCGATGAATCAAATTAATATTTTaactttaattaaatatataaaaaatataaatatttatagtacataattagtattatcATATCGttgaatttattttataatagaCTTATTGTCAATACAAATATTGCTAATATCTTTTACAAATCTAGTCAAATTTAGAAAAGTTTAACGGATACCATAGTGACACCTATTTTGGGACTAAGGGAGTATCATCTTGctctcttagagcatctccaacaatttggtATATGACTTGCTAAACTTTAAAATTTAGCAAAACATAGAAAAAATGTTCTCCAACAATTTGCTAAACTTGCTTGCCATCTCATCCCACTTGCTATCCATGCGAGCCGCGCGCCTATATTTACACGCGCGTATGCGGCTTGTCATCGCTCACCCGCGTCTGTCGGAGCTTTTTCCCGCCCGGAGTCAGAGATTTTCATCATATCCGGCACGCCGCATGCATCCACTTCCACGCGCCAAAGGACGGAGCGTCGATGATGGCCTGGTGATTATGACAGCTGATGGGACAGAGCTCCATGCTCATTAGAGCTCAGGCATAGATAAGAaaagtataataaaaaaattGATGAAATATGGACCATGAAATCATTGCAATGGTTCACCGATTACACTTGatgaaatataaatatataggtAATAAAAGTCATAGCTAATAAACTGATTACATATAATTGTTCAATCTATAAATGTATATACCATAAAAATTCTTATAGCATAGGAGTATAAATCTGGATGATGGTTCTATAGGTGCTCGATGAGGTCTACTTTTCAACTGTTGATGTGTCTCCTTGTTTCTAATCTGTCTATGCGCGTCAATATATTCTTCAAGTATACGATGAGCTCGACCACGATCAGGTTCAACATTGTCACCACCGTAATCAAAATGCTCGTTAGGGTTGATCCCGACGAAACGAGCCGACCCCGACAGAGTTCCTGTGGCACGACGGGAGGAGGTCCTGCAGCGGCGCGACGGGAAGGGAGGGAAGGCGTCGGGTGACCTGTTCATGCGATGGAAGGGGAAGAACCAGGGTCGTGATGAAGGGTACCGGTCAACAATCGAATCTGGTGAGccatcttttttttatttggcaagtGAAATATagcaaattgttggagatgACCTCTTTTCAACTTGGTAAATAATTATAACAACTTGCTAAAACACAGGATTTGGCAAATGAGAAAtaacaaactgttggagatgcttacTACACTCAAATGCGGACAGCTAGAGGAGGTAGGCTAGactgaaaaaataaaaaactacttAAAACTAATTAGGCCAATCTTAATGCACAGTTATTAAGAGTGCTACATTAACTTTATAAGTAAATGAAATAGTTCATCtcaatatatagttttataacaCAGTTTTATACGGTAGCCACATCATTTAATTGTAGTAGCAAGCATCGTACCATTTTCGTATGGGCAACCGTTCGCGGGATAAGCAAATTGGCTACAATGAGGCTCGTATTAGCCTAGTTACTACCAAATATACCATCCATAGCCTATGAAGCAGAAGGATCCACCTGGGAGAGTGCGAGTAATGCTCAATGGGCACAACCCATAGGCTCCTCCTAGACGGAGCCAACAGTGGGGCTGGTGGGGCTCCAACCCCCCCTACGGCCATACAACCCATGTAGCCCTCTCTTAGCCTCTCCTACAAATTTTTATCATTGATGCTCTTTAAGAAGGGGCTGAAGTTATCTTAAGATAGCAGAAGCCTCCCCTAAATATTTTCCTAGATTCGTGTTATCCGATTTTTTCGGGTCGGGTAATTCAAAATTCGGGTAATAAAAATTGTTACCCGATATTAGTCCCGAAAAAAACACTACCCGCAATTTCGAGTACCCGATAATTCGGGTTCGGGTTCGGGTTCGGGTTCGGGTATTCCTGATTTACCCgaattttcaaaaaacaacACAGTATACAAActttcaatagcaatttatatataatttcagcagcaatttgtatagaatttcaatagcattttgttgagaataatatattactatcgcttgttcaaacaaagagaattatgttctaataaattgataagttcttatatttaactaacaacacatgataaatacaaagatatagacaaatatttgggtaattcgggtagttCGGGTACCGGAAGATATTACCTgaattacccaaactaatttcggGTAATCAAAATCGCTATCCGAATTTAGCATCGGATACCTCGGATTCGGATAATTTGGATCCGGATTCGGGTAATTCGGATACGGGTAATGGGTATCGGGTAATTTGCCCACGCCTTTCGTCACTGCCTCCTACCATCCTTCGGTGGGTGTTCAAGTGAATACACTCCTCACGGTTGCTTGGTGCATGCATGACGCTCCTTTTGGACAGGTGGCTCTCCTCTGAGCTCTAGCACGACATCACTCAACTCACACACCAAGTGGGTTATCTAACATTGCAAATTCAGAACATGCTAGCTAGATCGCTAATATTTTTAATAGCAAATAAGTATTGTTAGATTAATTATAAAATACATTAAATGACAATCTTTTTTACTTTTGTTAAACTAGCAAATATGTCTGTACGTTGCAACGAGATAAAAACATCATATGACCATaaaaagtgatgacataatgttacatatctatttatatttatcctttttataaaatttaaagttcataatttattttattgataaccatgacatctatggtattagatagttaatatttacaataatatgtagcttggagacatatttatttaataataaaaataaaaattagtcaaaccttattttactctaatattacctcttaatataccttagtattatattaaaacatgagatgTTTGTTcctagctttatttttttatttagattatgattcctatgaaatatgatatatcagttaaatgtatgtagattatgaacacatgagcttatgaagtgttcatatgacataacaacacatcaAATGCAAATGTAATGGAAGCATTCTCAAGCATAAAAtctaggtaaattagtaaatcagagAGATATGCAGaaatggtgctaaaacttttatcatAAATCAAGCtttacattaaataggctaccataaatttttcataataattgaagcaagataactacaatttcaattttatcctaaaaagcatagacaagcatctccagcaaaaaaaaatatactaaaatttatgatatttttttttactacatggatctacatatgtggagctgaacaaaatttgttttgtaatttttagatttttctatgaattactatgtatttatcAATTTTTAGCCAATTTAAAGAAAAAAAGTAAATTAATAGGATCAACACTTTGCACCTAGGCCCCTGTACTTTCCTTATCCTCAACGTGGTTATGTGTCAAGAGATTTTATATTGGGAATCTTAAAAAAGCTtctattctttttttctcttgtaCTAGCTTTGAAGCGACCCCGACACGGACAGATTGGCCGACAgatgaaattttcacaattatatattagagatagattaaaaaagtttgacttgttTTACACCTAGAATTACCCTCTTTTTTTTGGAACAGGTGAAGTATAAACCGCGAGTGCATGTAGCTGTAAAAATCAGGGGCCCGTGCCCTTACCGTGCTGAGAGCTTAAGCTGAAAAGTCAGCACGTACGTACGTAGGCTGCAATCAAGAAGATTTGAGCATATAGCATCCCGTTCTCGCCAAACTCTCCTGTCGTCCTGTGCAAAGACTGCACAGTCCTAATTCTCCCAATCCATCGCGCCGTGCTGTAGACACACAGTAGTACGTACCGCGTTAGATTCTGGCGTTGAAGGGCCAGGTGAACCCTGGGCCATGTGGGTTCCCAGTTGCCCACAGGACCTTTTTTATCTAAGAAGAAGGTTGAAAGTTTTTAGATatcgtagtatttttatttttatttagcaattattatttaattatagactaaatagATTTAAATAATTAGTTTCGTAAATTATAGTCaagctgtataattaattattttttatttatatttgatatttTCTGCATGTGTTCGTAAGATTTGATTTGACGAAAAATTTCGAAAAAGTTTGTGTATTTTGGGTGAACGAGGCCCAGCTCTCGCCGACGCCGAGTGCAGAGTGGCCCCGCAGAAAAATCAAATCCGTGGTGCGTACCACCCCATTGGCCGTGGTGCGTCCCGCCCGCCCCGCGCTCCCGCCAGCCTCACAAACACGACCGCGAACCCGCACGCGCGCGCACGTACGGTCGCTAGCTACCTGCACCTGCTCATCAAACCGTGGGACGGTCGGCCACCGCGCGCGCGGCTTTACCTTGCTGTGACGAGTAACCAGGCCTCCGTCCACGTCGCGCGGCACGGGCAACCACATGTAGATGTAGCGCGCGGAGAGGGCTGGAGGCAGCAGGCCACGCTCCCCTCCCGGCCACCATAGGCGCGCCCGGGGCGCCCTGCCTGCCCTCCCCCGCCCGCCTGGCGACGGGGAGACGATCGCCCTTCTCCCCCTCCTAGCTAATTCCTGACGTGTCCGCCTCGCCCCCCACCTCCTTGGTCGTCCTCTGATCTTTTTCCCACGCCCCTCTCGCTCGCGCGCGCATTATATCGCGCGCCGGCCGTGCGCGTGCTCGAAAGCTAGCCGCCCCCAGGCAAGAACGAAGCGAACACAGGTGCTGCTACACTGCGTGTACGGGCTCTGATCGATCGATCGACCGACGATCGAGCCACCGCGCGCGCGGCGGGTTCTTGGTCTCGGGGTCGCGTGCATAGCTAGCTTGATGGAGAGCGGCTGCATGGCGTCATTCAGCGACGCCGCCGTCGAAGCGCTGCCGGAGACTGAGGAGGTCGTCGATCAGCAGGCCAAGGCATGCGGCGCCttgttggcggcggcggcagcaaccATGACGACGGAAGAGAACGACGAGGCGGCGACGACGCtgcagcaggagcaggagcaggcgcCCGTGGCCGATCACCACCAACACCAAGAGGTATCGGCGCCCGAGGAGCACGCCGCCGCAGAGGCACCGGCGGCGGCACCGGCGCCAGAGGAGGAACAGCATGGGGACGAGAAGGACCAGCAGGCCGTGGCGAAGGAGGAAAAGGTGGAgccgcccgcggcggcggcggcggacgatGAGGAGAGCACGCGCGAGAGGCTGAAGCGGCACAGGCGGGAGATGGCGGGGAGGGTGTGGGTGCCGGAGATGTGGGGGCAGGAGAAGCTGCTCAAGGACTGGGTGGACTGCGCCGTCTTCGACCGCCCCATGGTGCCGACGGGCCTGCTCACGGCGCGCCGAGCGCTCATCGCCGAGTGCTGCACTACACGTACACGCCGGGACCGGAcgacgtcgccgtcgccgtcgtcgtcagcCACCACCAGCTCCAGCCCGCCGCTCCGGGTGCGGAACGGCTGCTCCTGATCgggtgctcctcctcctcctctcctccagaccTCCACTACTACCGTACCTCCcattagctagctagctagctatccTGAATCAACAaagccttctttttttttttgctcaaaTAATAAGGGGGTCCCCTTCTTGTTCATTGAGTTGTGATGAGAATTAAGGTCTCTAGTCTTTCTTGTTTAACTTTCCGAATGAACAAGCATGTGAATTACATACGAACTTGCATTGATTAGCTTAAAACATAATAATCCTGAGAAATTTTACGATCTGTTTGAATCGATGAATTGAATGCGAGTTCTGTTAATAATTCAGTTGTGTTTTTCACCCTCTTGCTATTGCAGCCATTGCTAACAGTTAGTACTATCGATCGTACGTACGTACGCATGCAGCGGCTTTGGTTTTGTTTGTCAGCATATCATACGTACAACGATCAACTCTGTACGCACACGTACTGTGCTGTGTTTGGTTTGCGAGGAAAAAAATATCTATAGCCTTTATTAATGAAGTCTTACGATATACTACACTACAGAATTGCAGACTTAGATCGCCATCTTGGATTTAAGTGTGCTTGATTGTTAGCAGTTGTTTGTCATGTCAGGTGATCGAGCACATTTCTTTGGCGTCGTAATGCATGACGACGTGGTTTCTTGCCGTTCTTTCGTTTCCTCTCCGATCCTCCAGATGAAAATATTCGATCTTGCGTCCGTCTTTTGCTAGCTGTAGCTGTATATAGCTGTTCATTGTGCATTTCTCTTTTCAAGGAAAACGTGACCATACAAGCAGCTCATGATACTCTTGTATTGTATATACCTTTGCTTCGAAAAGTTTAAAGAATCATTACTGATGATGTGATATGTTGCCGCGCGCCGTTCGATCTATACCATCAATAAGTTCAAGCAAGCTagcaactagcaagctacagggAATCTTTTGATGGCAAATATGTGGGTGCTGTGTTTCCAGAAGATGATGCGTGCACGGTCGATGAGATATGATCGTGGACTAAGGTGTGCCACCAAGTCCTCCTGTCCTCCACTGTACTTTCTAGAGGGTGGAGAGAAAGTATAATAATGTCCCCTTTGCTCCAGATTAAGTGCAGTGCTCGTACGCGGTTGTTGCTAGTCTTAACTAAGAATTCCGATCCGGACAGTAATATACGCTcagtacatatatatagttcttcgtggagatagtgttagtagaTTTATGAACCCTGCCATCGCCCCAGTCCTCCCCGTCCTGGATTGTAGCTCGCATGACGTCGTTCACTGGCCGCGTGTCGTCCTGTCGAACACTCTTGCACACCGCTCTTTCCAGAGCGACTAAGCGATGAGGAACAGCAAGGAGTCAAAAAGCTTCATGTCCGTGGATGTGAACCTTCCACGCTGCTCAAGCCACCATTCGGCAACCTCTAGGTCGCCACCAGGCGATGGTAGAACCGAGTCGAGCTGCAACGGCTGCAAGAACACAAACCACACCTGTCTCGCGAACACACATTTGAGAAGAAGGTGCCCAATAGTTTCCGGATCCTAGGCATAGAGAGCACAAGCGTCTTCGTCCTGGAGGTCATGCCGCTTTCGCCGATCCGAGGTCCATAGACGGTTGTGCACAGCACCAATTAACCAGAAGAAAAACTTTACCCGCGGCGGCGCACGCGCTTGCCAAAGTTCCTTGACACCGAGCAAAGATGTGGAACCATGGAAGAATGCGCGGTAcataagagtgatggtacatgcATGTATGTATATGAGCGCACCTATGTATATTATCACTAATCTAGATCCATTGATCACTGCCGAATCCAAACCCGCCGAATCAAAATTGCAGAGGGTAGTCGACAATGATGCTCTTTCTTATCACTGTCAGTAAGATATCACAACAAGGTCAAAACTAGAGCAAGCAGTGTGATAGGATAAGGGTCATTATATTACTATGTTAATACAATCATCTACCCAGCAAACACTTTGTCAAGTCAGTGGCTTCAACCTAACATTGACCTCATTTCCTAACTtttgttgatagattttattGTTGCATTTAATAGAGATTGttgtttaatattttatatttgATATTATTATTAATGTGTCACATATATTTCACTACCATTAAGATTGTACTACAATTACATCAAATTCAAATCTCTATaatatgattagataatgtatATATTACCATTAAATCACTTCGAATAAAAACATAGTGTTTGTACAATTACACATTGCACACAGTTAAAATGTTGAACATTCTATTTTCTACGACAACCTCATCCATGATGAAGTCGGCTAGTTTCTCTTGCGGTCCTATAATCCCGGACTCTAGTAGCTTATGGGTGTGAAGTTCTATGCGCTACCATTGAAAAGCAAAAGGTATTGAAATGCAAGTGTTACACAAAATAGTAATGTGTTTTGTTGATGTACAATAAATAAAAAGTATACACACCAGACGATCTACATCAACTGAGTCATTGCCACTGAACCTGTGCATTGCCCACATCACATAGAAGGGTAAACATGCATGTTATAGATCAATATGTAGAATTTCAATTGTTGTCCAAATCTTAGACTTACGACCCGAAGGTGAAGCTAGACTTACGACCTATCTTAGACTCACTTATGCTAGCTCCGCCACACCAGTGATAGGCCAACGGAGATTGTGTGTTATGTAGTagtgtttaattttttttaaaagaaaaaggcTCCACATTAACTCGCAAGGCCTAGAAAACTACCAAGTTAattagagaaaaataaaatcaCATATACGTTAAAAAAAATCACCCGTCACTACCATTATGAAAAAAATGACACATCTTTGTACTTATTTTTATATACACTCGTAGGCTATGCCACCACAAGTGTTGCACCATGTACACATTTATTTAGAGTTAAAGTTGCAACTTAAATGATTTATTCATGTGTAATTTGTAATAGAAAGGAGTGTGAATCAGCAGAAACATAGTAACTTTCGTGCAATAATaaaagataaactatataaGTAATTCTTACCTCTCAGACCATGTAGATCGCTTGTTAGTTGGACTACCATATACTTCTTCTGTCAAAAAAATACAATTCTAGCACAATGTCATATTTTAGCATCATAAGTTTAATCAATTATAGATAAAAAGGTATGaaaatttatgatatcaaataaatatcattagatcaattacgaaatatatttttataataaatttatttagagctaTAAGTGTGAATATAATTTACTAGAAATTTAGTTAAATACGAACCACTTTAACTGACGCAACTCATGATAGCATTAGTTTTGGACAAAGGGTGTATTATGGTCTACTCTCCAGTAGTGAAAGATTATGTGGAAATGTTAAAGCTGAATGTGAGAAATAAAGCAACAGTAAAAGGAAAATTTTATACTAAggtagaggagagagaagataaataGGATATAAGTTTATACTCTcttcatctcaaattataaattgtttgacttttttgactcCAGGTTTGACCacttgtcttattcaaaaaaattgtacaaacatagtcaaatttaagttattttttaagaacttttattaataaaccaagccacaacaaaaaaagtgatattttacacaaaattttgaataagacaaatTGTTAAATTTGGTGTAAAaaatcaaacgtcttataatttggaatggattgaGTAGTTAGCTAGTGCATGAGAGAAAAAGTAGATCAAAGAATGAAATATGTTCTTCTAGCCAACTACTATGCATAGGAACTAATCGATGAACTGTAAATATGCATATAGCTAGCAGTTAGTGGCGGAGCTGAGAAACTTTCATGACTAGGGCCAATACTACGAACCACCAATACCGGATTACATGCTAATGAATAAAAGTAATGCTAATATATAGATCTAGCTGGATAAAACAAAAggactactctaatg
Protein-coding sequences here:
- the LOC8072964 gene encoding uncharacterized protein LOC8072964, whose product is MAVSGEKRPPPPAPASGGTARKKLILALFICFSALLYKQILQPPLPKIAGSPGGPPVTATRTRLSDGRYLAYLEHGVPKEKAKYKIIFVHGFDSCRYDALPISTELAQELGVYLLSFDRPGYAESDPHPGRTEKSIALDIAELADNLQLGLKFYLVGFSMGGEIMWSCLKHIPHRLSGVAILGPVGNYWWSGLPANVSRDAWYQQLPQDQWAVWVAHHLPWLTYWWNSQRLFPASSVIAYNPALLSQEDKLLMAKFGYRTYMPQIRQQGEHECLHRDMMVGFGKWSWSPLQLENPFAGADDDGQEGAGKVHLWHGAEDLVVPVSLSRYISEKLPWVVYHELPKSGHLFLIGDGMADTIVKSLLLGDDHPSSASALTASS
- the LOC8072965 gene encoding uncharacterized protein LOC8072965; its protein translation is MESGCMASFSDAAVEALPETEEVVDQQAKACGALLAAAAATMTTEENDEAATTLQQEQEQAPVADHHQHQEVSAPEEHAAAEAPAAAPAPEEEQHGDEKDQQAVAKEEKVEPPAAAAADDEESTRERLKRHRREMAGRVWVPEMWGQEKLLKDWVDCAVFDRPMVPTGLLTARRALIAECCTTRTRRDRTTSPSPSSSATTSSSPPLRVRNGCS